The following coding sequences are from one Brooklawnia cerclae window:
- a CDS encoding methionine ABC transporter ATP-binding protein: MGATVSLRSVTKDFGTPSGSVRAVDDVSLDIGSGEVFGIIGYSGAGKSTLVRLINGLETPTSGTVAIDGQVITGLPERKLRPVRAGIGFVFQQFNLFSSRTVASNVGFPLRVAGVDKRGRERRVAELLDFVGLSDKAGQYPDQLSGGQKQRVGIARALATKPDLLLADEATSALDPETTRDVLDLLRRVNDRLGVTIAVITHEMAVVSYLCSRVAVMEKGRIVETGPVYDVFAAPQQPVTRRFVGTALHDRPRADVLARLRQRHAGRIVTVAVTDQNGSSTLLTEALRSHGVDGAVIHGGISEIDSRPLGALTLELVGSETAIEDLLSDLRRNTDVIDHGTAQNPVDAADEDGDAR, encoded by the coding sequence ATGGGAGCCACCGTTTCCCTGCGCTCAGTCACCAAGGACTTCGGCACACCGAGTGGTTCGGTACGAGCCGTCGACGATGTCTCACTCGATATCGGATCGGGGGAGGTCTTCGGCATCATCGGCTACTCGGGTGCCGGCAAGTCGACACTGGTCCGCCTGATCAACGGTCTCGAGACTCCCACGTCCGGCACCGTCGCGATCGACGGGCAGGTGATCACCGGACTGCCCGAGCGCAAGCTGCGTCCGGTGCGCGCCGGGATCGGATTCGTGTTCCAGCAGTTCAACCTCTTCTCCTCACGGACGGTCGCCAGCAACGTGGGATTCCCGTTGCGGGTGGCCGGAGTGGACAAGCGCGGGCGCGAGCGCCGGGTCGCCGAACTGCTCGACTTCGTCGGCTTGTCCGACAAGGCCGGGCAGTACCCCGATCAGCTCTCCGGTGGCCAGAAGCAGCGGGTCGGTATTGCTCGCGCTCTGGCCACCAAGCCCGACCTGCTGCTGGCGGACGAGGCCACGAGCGCGCTGGACCCCGAGACGACTCGTGACGTGCTGGACCTGCTGCGCCGGGTCAACGACCGGCTGGGGGTGACCATCGCGGTGATCACTCACGAGATGGCGGTCGTCTCCTATCTCTGTAGCCGGGTCGCGGTGATGGAGAAGGGGCGCATCGTCGAGACCGGGCCGGTCTACGACGTCTTCGCCGCGCCTCAGCAGCCGGTCACCCGGCGCTTCGTGGGAACCGCCCTGCACGACCGCCCACGGGCCGACGTCCTGGCCCGGCTACGTCAACGACATGCCGGACGCATCGTTACGGTGGCGGTCACCGACCAGAACGGCTCGTCCACGCTGCTCACCGAAGCCCTGCGCTCCCACGGGGTGGACGGAGCGGTCATCCACGGCGGCATCTCCGAGATCGACTCGCGCCCGTTGGGAGCGTTGACCCTTGAGCTGGTCGGCTCGGAGACGGCGATCGAGGACTTGCTGAGCGACCTCCGCCGGAACACCGATGTCATTGACCACGGCACCGCTCAGAACCCGGTCGACGCCGCAGACGAGGATGGAGACGCACGATGA